The proteins below come from a single Candidatus Poribacteria bacterium genomic window:
- a CDS encoding bifunctional nuclease family protein, translating to MKEQADEHLQMNGKNMIAVEVAFISIDASSGAPILFLRETEGDPKLVLPIWIGQGEALSIQFQLKGEEPLRPMTHDLMKNIIESLDATVDAVYVHTMKDSTYFGQIDVVANGKTLEIDARPSDSIALALRLGVPIYVAESIVQEIGFPETELREAERQQSQDELEHLDEETLGRYTV from the coding sequence ATGAAAGAACAAGCCGATGAACATCTCCAAATGAACGGAAAGAACATGATCGCCGTGGAAGTCGCGTTCATTTCTATTGATGCAAGTAGTGGTGCCCCAATCCTCTTTTTGAGGGAGACAGAAGGCGATCCAAAATTGGTGCTACCGATATGGATCGGACAAGGAGAGGCGCTCTCGATTCAGTTCCAACTCAAGGGTGAAGAGCCGCTACGTCCGATGACGCATGATCTGATGAAAAACATCATCGAAAGCCTTGATGCGACAGTTGATGCGGTCTATGTGCATACCATGAAAGACTCGACCTATTTTGGGCAGATCGATGTCGTTGCTAACGGCAAGACACTGGAGATTGATGCGCGTCCGAGTGATTCGATTGCGCTCGCCTTGAGATTGGGGGTGCCTATCTATGTGGCGGAATCAATTGTTCAAGAGATTGGTTTCCCTGAGACAGAGTTGAGGGAGGCAGAGCGACAGCAGTCTCAAGATGAGTTAGAGCATTTAGATGAAGAAACACTGGGTAGATATACAGTGTAA
- a CDS encoding PspA/IM30 family protein — MPIFEKLRRIFNSNINDLLDRVEDPEKILNQLLEDMQQELKEVKIQVAAAIRDGNKFEAQCKENLEGAEKWEKRAIVFIQNGDDVRAKEALRRKRSSEDLAAGFREQFEAQQESVSVLKDGLATLEQKIEEAKSKRALLIARQRRAEAERAIHQTVSGMSDSSTLNAFDRIEDKVLDTEAEAEAFSEMRQPSLEEEFDKLDKKDEIDDELAKLKARLKE; from the coding sequence ATGCCGATCTTTGAGAAACTCAGGCGGATATTCAATTCAAACATAAACGACCTGCTAGATCGGGTTGAAGATCCGGAAAAGATCTTGAATCAACTCTTGGAGGATATGCAGCAGGAACTCAAAGAGGTAAAGATCCAAGTCGCTGCGGCGATCCGGGACGGTAACAAATTTGAAGCGCAGTGCAAGGAGAACTTAGAGGGTGCTGAGAAGTGGGAGAAGCGTGCCATCGTGTTTATCCAGAACGGCGATGATGTTCGCGCTAAAGAAGCCCTTCGCCGCAAGCGGTCTTCCGAGGATTTGGCAGCGGGTTTTCGTGAACAATTTGAGGCGCAGCAAGAGAGTGTTTCTGTACTTAAAGATGGGTTGGCAACCTTAGAACAAAAAATTGAAGAGGCAAAGAGCAAACGTGCTTTGCTGATTGCTCGCCAAAGACGGGCAGAGGCGGAACGGGCAATCCATCAAACCGTATCAGGTATGTCCGATTCCAGTACGCTAAACGCTTTTGATCGCATTGAGGACAAAGTGCTTGATACGGAAGCGGAGGCTGAGGCGTTTAGTGAAATGCGTCAACCGAGTTTGGAGGAGGAGTTTGACAAGCTCGACAAGAAAGACGAAATCGACGATGAACTCGCCAAACTCAAAGCCCGCTTAAAAGAGTAA
- a CDS encoding PH domain-containing protein: MADFHRLPVRIQETTQDQLGADEQIMLCTLGRSSLLNPDFVVITSDRVLVLEERQMGSMSASYINIRCNLSFSQITGIKLDQSLKHRIFGQAALEITVNGDKHLINNISYRDAKRAMTLISSCCE, translated from the coding sequence ATGGCTGATTTTCATCGGTTACCGGTTCGTATTCAGGAGACGACCCAAGACCAGTTGGGTGCGGATGAACAGATTATGCTGTGCACCCTTGGAAGGTCTAGCTTGCTGAACCCCGATTTTGTGGTCATTACATCTGACCGGGTGTTGGTGTTGGAGGAGCGTCAGATGGGGAGTATGAGTGCTTCGTACATCAACATTCGGTGCAATCTCTCGTTTTCTCAGATTACGGGGATCAAACTGGACCAAAGTCTCAAACACCGCATCTTTGGACAGGCTGCGCTTGAAATAACAGTGAATGGGGATAAACATCTAATTAACAACATTAGCTACCGCGATGCCAAACGCGCAATGACGTTGATTTCCTCTTGCTGCGAATAA